A window from Hemicordylus capensis ecotype Gifberg chromosome 2, rHemCap1.1.pri, whole genome shotgun sequence encodes these proteins:
- the PRKAG1 gene encoding 5'-AMP-activated protein kinase subunit gamma-1 isoform X2 — protein MEAGTISESELEKSLPLPEDGDSSGGIYTCFMKSHRCYDLIPTSSKLVVFDTSLQVKKAFFALVTNGVRAAPLWDSKKQSFVGMLTITDFINILHRYYKSAMVQIYELEEHKIETWREVYLQDSFKPLVCISPSASLFDAVTSLIRNKIHRLPVIDPDSGNTLYILTHKRILKFLKLFIAEFPKPEFMSKSLEELKIGTYENIAKVHTNTPIYVALGIFVQHRVSALPVVDDSGRVVDIYSKFDVINLAAEKTYNNLDVTVTKALQHRSQYFEGVLKCYKHETLETIINRLVEAEVHRLVVVDESNVVKGIVSLSDILQALILPDGQRP, from the exons gGCACCATTTCTGAGAGTGAGCTGGAGAAAAGCCTCCCTTTGCCAGAAG ATGGGGATTCCAGTGGTGGCATCTACACGTGCTTCATGAAGTCACATCGCTGCTATGACCTCATCCCAACAAGCTCCAAGCTTGTTGTGTTTGATACTTCACTGCAG GTGAAGAAAGCCTTCTTTGCATTAGTAACCAATGGTGTGCGGGCTGCACCCCTTTGGGACAGCAAAAAGCAAAGCTTTGTGG GAATGCTTACAATTACAGACTTCATCAACATCCTGCACCGCTACTACAAGTCAGCCATG GTGCAGATATATGAGCTGGAGGAACACAAGATTGAAACATGGCGAG AAGTCTACCTGCAAGACTCGTTCAAGCCGCTGGTTTGCATTTCACCCAGTGCCAG CCTGTTTGATGCTGTCACCTCTCTGATCCGGAACAAGATCCACCGGTTGCCCGTCATCGACCCTGACTCCGGGAACACGTTGTACATCCTGACACACAAGCGCATCCTCAAGTTCCTCAAGCTCTTT ATTGCAGAGTTCCCTAAGCCAGAATTCATGTCCAAATCCCTGGAAGAGCTGAAGATCGGGACGTATGAAAACATTGCAAAGGTCCACACCAATACTCCTATCTATGTTGCGCTGGGCATCTTTGTGCAGCACCGGGTCTCTGCATTGCCTGTGGTGGATGACTCAG GGCGAGTCGTGGATATTTATTCCAAGTTTGATGTCATT AATCTGGCAGCGGAGAAAACCTACAACAATCTGGATGTGACCGTGACCAAGGCGCTGCAGCATCGCTCACAGTATTTTGAGGGTGTGCTCAAGTGTTACAAGCATGAGACGCTGGAGACCATCATCAACCGGCTGGTGGAAGCTGag GTTCACCGGCTGGTCGTGGTGGATGAAAGCAATGTGGTGAAGGGTATTGTTTCCCTCTCAGATATTCTGCAGGCCCTGATCCTTCCTGATGGCCAGAGGCCCTGA
- the PRKAG1 gene encoding 5'-AMP-activated protein kinase subunit gamma-1 isoform X1 — MAAWAALDVLAGWRVPLVGSLNLLHVYSEGTISESELEKSLPLPEDGDSSGGIYTCFMKSHRCYDLIPTSSKLVVFDTSLQVKKAFFALVTNGVRAAPLWDSKKQSFVGMLTITDFINILHRYYKSAMVQIYELEEHKIETWREVYLQDSFKPLVCISPSASLFDAVTSLIRNKIHRLPVIDPDSGNTLYILTHKRILKFLKLFIAEFPKPEFMSKSLEELKIGTYENIAKVHTNTPIYVALGIFVQHRVSALPVVDDSGRVVDIYSKFDVINLAAEKTYNNLDVTVTKALQHRSQYFEGVLKCYKHETLETIINRLVEAEVHRLVVVDESNVVKGIVSLSDILQALILPDGQRP; from the exons gGCACCATTTCTGAGAGTGAGCTGGAGAAAAGCCTCCCTTTGCCAGAAG ATGGGGATTCCAGTGGTGGCATCTACACGTGCTTCATGAAGTCACATCGCTGCTATGACCTCATCCCAACAAGCTCCAAGCTTGTTGTGTTTGATACTTCACTGCAG GTGAAGAAAGCCTTCTTTGCATTAGTAACCAATGGTGTGCGGGCTGCACCCCTTTGGGACAGCAAAAAGCAAAGCTTTGTGG GAATGCTTACAATTACAGACTTCATCAACATCCTGCACCGCTACTACAAGTCAGCCATG GTGCAGATATATGAGCTGGAGGAACACAAGATTGAAACATGGCGAG AAGTCTACCTGCAAGACTCGTTCAAGCCGCTGGTTTGCATTTCACCCAGTGCCAG CCTGTTTGATGCTGTCACCTCTCTGATCCGGAACAAGATCCACCGGTTGCCCGTCATCGACCCTGACTCCGGGAACACGTTGTACATCCTGACACACAAGCGCATCCTCAAGTTCCTCAAGCTCTTT ATTGCAGAGTTCCCTAAGCCAGAATTCATGTCCAAATCCCTGGAAGAGCTGAAGATCGGGACGTATGAAAACATTGCAAAGGTCCACACCAATACTCCTATCTATGTTGCGCTGGGCATCTTTGTGCAGCACCGGGTCTCTGCATTGCCTGTGGTGGATGACTCAG GGCGAGTCGTGGATATTTATTCCAAGTTTGATGTCATT AATCTGGCAGCGGAGAAAACCTACAACAATCTGGATGTGACCGTGACCAAGGCGCTGCAGCATCGCTCACAGTATTTTGAGGGTGTGCTCAAGTGTTACAAGCATGAGACGCTGGAGACCATCATCAACCGGCTGGTGGAAGCTGag GTTCACCGGCTGGTCGTGGTGGATGAAAGCAATGTGGTGAAGGGTATTGTTTCCCTCTCAGATATTCTGCAGGCCCTGATCCTTCCTGATGGCCAGAGGCCCTGA